One genomic segment of Mobula hypostoma chromosome 2, sMobHyp1.1, whole genome shotgun sequence includes these proteins:
- the LOC134359796 gene encoding immunoglobulin lambda-1 light chain-like, giving the protein MSSSGFIKFFAMCKRLGVVILIVLLVSESKAQVILSQPLSVSTDSGGNVEIYCTLKGVVMGNALITWYQQRTENAPPRYLLRHNSQDLVRASGTPDRFSGRSDSSLNSRYLTITGVQKEDEANYYCGVWVSSSNTYNFGTGTKLTVLSQELSSPKVSLLLPASDQITKGKMATLVCLVNNFYPEGVTVSWSTDGMVVNAGVKTSRAVKDTDQTYRLSSYLTLTASEWNSHEVYTCGVTHASLVSQLKRSIRRSECTPS; this is encoded by the exons ATGAGCAGTTCTGGGTTTATTAAATTCTTCGCCATGTGTAAGCGTCTTGGTGTTGTCATTCTGATAGTGCTTCTGGTCTCAG AATCAAAGGCACAAGTTATTCTAAGCCAACCACTATCTGTTTCTACTGACTCGGGAGGGAACGTCGAAATTTACTGTACTTTGAAAGGCGTCGTCATGGGAAACGCTTTAATAACCTGGTACCAGCAAAGGACTGAAAATGCTCCTCCTCGGTATCTCCTGCGCCATAATTCTCAAGACCTAGTCAGGGCATCAGGTACTCCAGATCGATTCTCCGGTAGAAGTGACTCGTCACTCAACTCCAGATATTTAACCATCACTGGGGTTCAAAAAGAAGATGAAGCGAACTACTATTGCGGTGTGTGGGTAAGCTCCAGTAACACATATAACTTCGGAACTGGAACGAAGCTAACGGTGTTAT ccCAAGAATTGTCCAGCCCTAAGGTCTCCCTTCTCCTGCCGGCGTCCGATCAGATCACTAAAGGAAAGATGGCGACTCTGGTGTGCCTAGTCAATAATTTTTACCCTGAAGGGGTGACGGTCTCCTGGAGCACCGACGGCATGGTGGTCAACGCAGGTGTTAAGACATCTCGAGCAGTGAAGGACACCGACCAGACCTACAGACTGAGCAGTTACCTCACCCTGACCGCCTCCGAGTGGAACTCACACGAAGTGTACACTTGCGGGGTTACACACGCGTCTCTCGTGTCTCAGTTGAAGCGAAGCATCCGGAGATCGGAGTGTACGCCATCTTAG